The bacterium HR11 genomic interval CGCTTCGGGCCCCCTTCCGCATCGCTTTAGGCGACCGGGTCGTCCTCGAAGACTTGGTCCTCCTGGACGGTCGGGGCGTCCCGGAAAACCCCGTGAACCTCGTCATCGGCGACGACGTCTTCATCGGCCGGGGGACTCACCTCGTCTGCCAGGGGGGGACGATTTCCATCGGTACCGGGGCCAACATCGGACCCAACTGCTTAATTCAATCGGCCCGGGAGGTCGTCCTCGAGGACCACGTCCTGTTCGCCCCCTTCGTGTACGTCACGGGCTCGACCCGACACTACGACCGGCTCGACGTGCCCGTCATCGGCCAGCCGACGTCGTCCCGGGGGGTTCGCATCGGACGCGGGACGTGGGTCGGGGCCCATGTGTTCATCAATGACGGCGTCCGCATCGGCCGGGACTGCATCATCGGGGCCGGCTCCGTCGTCCTGCACGACATCCCCGACTACGCCGTCGCCTACGGCGTCCCGGCCCGGGTCGCCCGCCTGCGAACCCCGGCAGAGGACTACGGACCATAGACCGGCTTGGGCCCAGGGGTCTATGGTCCATGGTCCATGGTCTGGGCTCCATGGTCTACGCTCCGTGGGGGATCAGGCGGACGGCCGGGGCCTTGATGATGGCCGTCACGACGTCGCCCTCCCGCAGGTCCAGCTCCTCCCGGGCCTGATAGGTGATGACGGCCGCCAGACGGAACCCGCAGTCGAGCCATACCCGTAGGACGTGCTCCTCGGGGACGAACCCGACGACCCGGCCGACCAGGCGATTCCGGGCGCTGACCCGGGCGTCCGCTTCGACGGCCAGCAAGCTTCCCTTCTCGAGGACGACGTCTCGGGGATGGACGACGACCCACACGTCCCGAACGTCTTGAAGGTCCTCGGACGGGACGGCCCGCAACTGCCGGTCGCCGACGGCGACGGCTACGAGGTCGCCGTCGCGCCCGACAACCCGACCCGGCCATAGGTTCTCGATCCCTAAAGCCCGGGCGGCGGCCAGGCTGGCCGGTCGGCTCCAGACTTCTTCGACGGTCCCGACCTGGACGATCTCCCCGCCCAGGACGACGGCCATCCGGTCGCCCATCGCCAGGGCTTCGTCTCGGTCGTGGGTCACCAAGACGGCCGGAACCCCCATACGGACGAGGACCTGCCGGATCAAACGGCGGATTTCCTGACGGGCCGGAGCGTCCAGGGCTGCCAGGGGTTCGTCCAGCAAGAGAAGCCGGGGGCCGGGGGCCAGGGCCCGGGCCAGGGCGACCCGCCGTCGTTGGCCGCCCGACAGCGTCCGGGGATACCGGTCGGCCAGGGCCTCCAGCTCGAGGAGTCTTAGCATCTCGGCGACCCGCCGCGCCCGCTCGGCCCGGGGGAGTCCCCGCAGGCCGTAGGCGACATTTCCTCGGACGGTCTGATGCGGGAACAGGACGTCGTCCTGGAAGACGAAACCGACCCGCCGGCCCTGGGGCGGGACCCACAGACCGGCTTCGGTATCGAGCCAGACCTCGTCGCCAAAGCGGATGAGCCCCCGCTCAGGCCGTTCCAGGCCGGCGATGCATCGCAGAAGCGTCGTCTTGCCGGCCCCCGAGGGGCCGAAGACGACCGTGACCGATGGGCCGCCGAGGGGAATCGTCAGCGCCCCCCGCACGCCGCCCCCGCCGGGATACCGCTTCTCGACCTGAATCAGGACTTCATCGGCCATACGGCCCACACGTCCCGTCGCAGACTATAGACGACCGTCAGGACGACGAAACAAAAGACCAGAAGCGCCAGCGCCGTCCGCCCGGCGGCCGCATAGTTCAGGGCCTGGACCTCATCATAGATGGCGATGGACACGGTCCGGGTCACCCCCGGCAGATTGCCGCCGACCATCAGGACGACCCCGAACTCACCGACCGTATGGGCAAAACTCAGGATACCGGCCGTCAGGAAGCCCGGCCCGGCCAGGGGGACGATGACCCGAAAGAAAGTCGCCAAGGGTCCACTTCCCAGGCACCAGGCCGCCTCCAGGAGCCGTCGGTCGATGCCTCGGAAGGCTGTCACGAGGGGCTGGACGGCGAAGGGCAGGCTGTACAGGACCGAAGCGACCAGCAGGCCCTGAAAGGAGAAGGGTAGGAGCCGCCCCGTCAGGGCCTCGTAAAGACGCCCGATGGGACTTCGGGGCCCCGTCGCCATCAGGATGTAGAACCCCAGGACCGTCGGCGGCAATACCAGGGGCAGGGCGACGACGGCCTCGACGAGGCTCCGCCCCCAGCCCCGTCCGAAGGCCAACCAGTAGGCCAGGGGGGTTCCGAAGACGAGCAGGATGACCGTCGTCCAGAAAGCCAGGCGCAGACTCACACCGATGGCCGTCCAGTCCATGCCCGTTCCTCCGGGAATCCGGCCATTCGAGAGTTCGGCCGATGGACGGGTCGGCGGAAAGGCCCCCGTGAGATGAGCTCGTAGCTCATAGGTCGTGGCTCATAGCTCATATTGGCTCATGGCTGATGGCTCATGGGACCATGAGCTATGAGCCATGAGCCATGAGCTGATATGGCCCATGCGCCATCAGCCATGGCCTATGAGCCGATGTGGGCCATGAACTATCGGGGGCCTATCTGTCCGTCCGCCCATCCCCCGAACTCCCAGGCTTCTCGAATCCGTACCGAGCGAGGATGGCTTGACCCT includes:
- a CDS encoding Putative acetyltransferase encodes the protein MVEPSEVVRPDRPAGVPKTKQQALLTDESVSAFWKYRRLIVGDPRWSAFLRYELLTMCLTGLGGGLGLWLRQKLYRFLFHRMGRGVAIGRYVTLRAPFRIALGDRVVLEDLVLLDGRGVPENPVNLVIGDDVFIGRGTHLVCQGGTISIGTGANIGPNCLIQSAREVVLEDHVLFAPFVYVTGSTRHYDRLDVPVIGQPTSSRGVRIGRGTWVGAHVFINDGVRIGRDCIIGAGSVVLHDIPDYAVAYGVPARVARLRTPAEDYGP
- the fbpC2 gene encoding Fe(3+) ions import ATP-binding protein FbpC 2, yielding MADEVLIQVEKRYPGGGGVRGALTIPLGGPSVTVVFGPSGAGKTTLLRCIAGLERPERGLIRFGDEVWLDTEAGLWVPPQGRRVGFVFQDDVLFPHQTVRGNVAYGLRGLPRAERARRVAEMLRLLELEALADRYPRTLSGGQRRRVALARALAPGPRLLLLDEPLAALDAPARQEIRRLIRQVLVRMGVPAVLVTHDRDEALAMGDRMAVVLGGEIVQVGTVEEVWSRPASLAAARALGIENLWPGRVVGRDGDLVAVAVGDRQLRAVPSEDLQDVRDVWVVVHPRDVVLEKGSLLAVEADARVSARNRLVGRVVGFVPEEHVLRVWLDCGFRLAAVITYQAREELDLREGDVVTAIIKAPAVRLIPHGA
- the modB gene encoding Molybdenum transport system permease protein ModB — its product is MDWTAIGVSLRLAFWTTVILLVFGTPLAYWLAFGRGWGRSLVEAVVALPLVLPPTVLGFYILMATGPRSPIGRLYEALTGRLLPFSFQGLLVASVLYSLPFAVQPLVTAFRGIDRRLLEAAWCLGSGPLATFFRVIVPLAGPGFLTAGILSFAHTVGEFGVVLMVGGNLPGVTRTVSIAIYDEVQALNYAAAGRTALALLVFCFVVLTVVYSLRRDVWAVWPMKS